GGTTCTGTACTGGAACTCGCGCGCCTGGATGCCAATGGTAAGGAAATCAACTTGAATCCCCTTTCACTTAATCAGTTTGTGAAAAATGGGTTCAGAAAATTTGAAGCCGCTGGAAAAAACAAAGGCCTGAATATGGTCCTTCAGATGCCAGACGCTGACATGATGGCATGTCTGGATGTGTATTTAATTGATCAGGTACTGGAACATTTGATCGGCAATGCGGTGAAATTTACCGAAGAAGGAAGTGTGGTCGTAAGTCTGAGGGAATCGTATACTCCCCAGGGGAAAGTTGGGATCATAAGTGTTGCCGATACCGGAATCGGAATGAGTGAGGAGTTTATTAACCAAAAGTTGTTTATGAAATTTGAACAGGAAAGTGATGGTCTCGATCGTAACTATGAAGGCGCCGGACTAGGGCTTTCCATTACTAAACGCATTGTAGAAATTTTAAACGGTACGATTAGTGTCCGGAGCGGGCGAAACCAGGGTACTACATTTGAAGTAAGTTTTCAATTGGTGGAGAGTATACATATGGAAAAAGTTGTTCAGCAAACTTCTATTGAATTATGATGAAACCTTATGTATTGATTGTTGAAGATAACCCTATTAATGCGCTGGTCTTAAGTAAAATTATCGAAGATTTCTGTGAGGTGATCCAGGCTGAAAATGATATACAAACATTTACTGCTGTACAGAAATATCCATTTTCTTTAATTCTGATGGATATTAACCTGGGGGGGAACAGCCTTGATGGAGAATCGATTATGAAAATGCTAAGGAAAGATGCCCGTAATACAAATCTTCCCATTTTTGCAGTTACAAGTTATGCGCTTCCCGGTGACAAAAAAAGATTTCTGGAGTCGGGGTTTGATGATTATTTTGCTAAACCGATTTCAAGGGAGGAAATCATACCGGCCATAAGGAACATTCTGGCTCAGGCGCAAAAGTTCTGATTGTCAATTTCCTACCAATACAATTTCTACCCTGCGATTTTTTTTACGGGCTGCTTCATCCCGGTTGGGAACTACAGCCATACGTTTTCCAAAATATTCTATTGAAAGCCGGTCTTCAGAAATGCCTTTGGCTACCAGATATTTTTTGGCCGATTCACTTCTTCTTTGGCTAAGATCATCATTGTAGGAGTCGGAGCCAATATCATCAGCATGGCCTACTAATTGAATATTGGCTTCAGGCTGTGATTTCAAAAAATCTGATACGCGATTAAGCACCATCCGGCTATTGCCGGTGAGGTGGTCGCTCCCTGAGTCGAAGTAGATCCGCTCAAACGCATCAATTTCCAGTTCCTCTAAAAGATGATCGCCTCTGGGGTCTTCTTCCGGACAACCCATCCTGGATTTTGGCCCGGCGGACTCGGGGCAACGGTCATCTTCGTTTACCACTCCGTCGTGGTCATAGTCTGCGTATGGCAGGTATTTGGAGAGTGGCCCGGTGCTGTAAATTCCTTTTGAATAATCCATCCCGGCTACTACGGGTTCTGTCTCAACTACGGGTTTGGGTACAGTTTTTACAACGGTTTTTTCTACTTTTTCCGGACAACCTGCAAGCGCCAGGGGGCCGGGTACATCCGGGCATTGATCATATTTATCTGCAATTCCGTCATTGTCGCGATCCTGATAAAGTTCAGTATCGGTTGACAACAGCTCTTGTTCTCTGGCTTTTTTCTGCGCCTCCACTTCTTTTTGCCGGGCCTCTTCGCGTTTTATCCTTGCTGCTTCTGCTACTGCCCGGGCCTTTTCTTCTGCCCTGGCGATTGCCTCCTTTTTGGCAATTTCAGCAGCAGTCTCTGTTGCCGGTGGCAATGGCGTAGATTCTACGACTGGCGCAGGAGCTTTTGACTCCATAGGGAGCGCTATTTCAGGTGTTGCTTCAATTTCGGGAACCGCTTCAGTTTTTTCCGGCGATATTGACATGGGCTTATCCGGGACTTCTTTTGGGGCCTTTTCTACAGGTTCTTTTATCGGTTTTTCTTTTGTTTTTTTCTCCGCTACCGTTTTCTCCGTATCGGGTTTTTCTGGCTTTTCTGGCTTTTCTTTGGGTTCTTTAACGGGTTTTTCCTTTGGCTCTTTTTGGGGTTTTTCTGTGGGCTCTGGTTTTGATTCGGGCTCTGGCGATGGCGGGAGCTCTTCCTGCCCGGTTTTATCTTTTTTGGAAACCGACAGCGGAATTCTAAATCCGAAATGGACATCCGCAGATCGTATATTGTCTTTTAGCAGAAAGTTAAACAGGTTGGCGGAACCAGCTACGACTGGGCCGACTCTGACAGTCGCACCTACACTGGTACCTCTGTCTCCAGCTAATGAAAAAGGTATTCCCACACCCCACCATTTGCCTTCAAAACGGGGCGTCACTGCCAGGTTGGAAAGCTGATGAACGGCTCCTGCTCTGCCATAACGTTTCATCGCCAGAAACGGAATCACACTCACATATACATTGCGCTGCAACCTGAAATCAGCCTGCAAACTTACAACAGTAGGTAGTGCCATTCGAAATTGAGCCCCGCCTGACTGATATTCAAATTCACTATTAAGCGTACTGTCAAAATTCCTGACACCGTTTAGATTTAGCTGGTTGAGATCGTATCCAATGACACTTCCTGAAAAATTCTGACTAAATACAGACTGCTCAAAGCTAATGCTGCCCAAATCCAGAATACTCAATCCTACACGTGCCTTATAATTTTGTCCGTCGGGCCGGTATTCGTAAATAGCGCCAAGATCAGCTCCCAAACCAGTATTTCGGAGGTTAAACTTGTCAAAATCATTTCTGGGGTTAAAATTATTATCAATGCCTTCGATGGGTATAGAGTGAGCGAACTCCATATCTGCTTCATGTACATTCAGGATGTGGGCATTGTCAAAAGAATACTCCAGTCGGTTGGCATATAAATAAGCTCCGGCAAGGCCGCTGAGAAATTTAAAACGAGCACCCGCCATAATCCGATGCGGGCCATTTTCATATACCTTCTCAGCCCATGCCAGTCCCAGCTCTACATAGGACAAGGTTGAAAATCGAAACCGGTCATTGTTGTATTGTATGCCAAACTGCTCCGGGATATCCAGACCCAGAAAAGAGAATCTCGCCGCCGGCTCGCCCACCTTGTCGAGGTGGGAGAAGCTTCGCAAACGACCGCTAAGCGCAAATGAGCGGTTGGGGTTTACCTTTACTGATAGGGATGGCAGGAGAAAATCCGAATTCAGAAACATATTTTTTTCCTTGCCATTGAGTGTTTCCGGAAATATTCGGGTGTAGTTGCTTCCATCTGCTGACCAGACAGAACCATCCTTTATGGCTGACGTACTGACGGAAAGGTAATTGCTTTCAAGTGTAGCAGAGAGCCCAAAAAGCTGAATATCTACATTCGGATTTTGACCGGCAATAGCCGCAGGCTGAAGATCAAGATTGTAGATGCCGAGCGTTTTTCCGGTTTGGAGCCCTAAAAAAGATTGCCCGAAAAACAATACAGGTAAGAAAATAAAGACACAAGCAACCAGATAAAATCGACGATACATCATATAGGGGAATTTTGAGATAAATCTAAACAAAATCGGTTTGATTTTAGTAAGCAGATTGGACTTTAATCCCGGTTATGACTTATTTCGGTATTCATCGTGATTTATGGAAATGTCCGAACTTAGAAAACTGGTCAGCAAAGGCGAGGGGCTCAATCTGGAATTTAAGCGTAAAGCTGCTTTTCCGGAAAAACTTGCGCGGGAAATGGTGGCATTTGCCAATACATCAGGCGGTATGCTGATGGTAGGTGTGGACGATGATAAAAGCATTCCGGGTTGTAAATTTCCCGATGAAGAGGTATTTGCGATAGAATCTTTTGTGACGAAAGCCTGCCGCCCAAAACTCAACTTCAGACTGGAGCGGGTTCCGCTGAGTGCCCGTCGTGTAGTATTGGTGTACCATGTGCCGGTAAGCCGAAGAAAGCCTCATTTTTTATTCCATGAAGGAAATAAACAGGCCTTTGTAAGGAGCAATGATATGAGTATTCTCGCCAGCCAGGAAATGGTAAAACTCCTTCGCACCGAAAAAAAGAAGTCGGGTGTATCTATCCGAATCGGGGAAAGGGAAAAATTGCTTCTGCAACACCTGGAACAAACCCGGCAAATCACCCTGTTTGAAGCCCAGAAATTGTTGAAGATCAATCGCCAGCAGGTGTCAGGGTTGCTTGTTTTGCTGGTAAGGGCTGGATTACTCAATATTCACCCAAGTGAGAAAGGCGATTTTTTTAGCCTGGAAGTTGAAGCATTTGAATAATAGCGTCTGGTCCCTTCAACTAATATCGCTTTTATTCCTCCTCCGGCAATTTATCTGGGATGATTTTCGTTTGAAAATCACAAAAGGCCCCCGGGTCAAGCACATTGAGTTAGACACCCAAATTGCCCGTTTCAGACGTATTTCTTTTCGTCTTTAACCTTTTGTTTTATCTTGCTGTTCCGTATCCTATTTACCTACACTATTAACCCTGGCTATGCGACAAAGATTTACATTTTATGTTCTGGTTTTATCTGTTTTGTGGGTAAAACCACTTCATGCTCAATTGGTAACGGCAGATACCTTGCCCAATGACACCCTGTTTTCCACACTGTTTGCCCAGGGCGTTACCGTCAGTAATCTGACCTTCCAATTTTGTCAGCCCTCCCAAACCGGCCAGTTTAATGGAGTGAATTCGAATCTTGGACTGGATTCCGGTGTGGTAATTTCTACCGGAAATGTGCTTACTGCGGGAGGTCCCAATATATCTGCACTTACCTCAGGGAGTTTTTCCTTTAATCCTCAAAATTATACGCCCCTCAGTTCTATTGTCGGTGGACCCGTATATGATGTCTGTGTGATCGAATTTGATGTGGTTCCGCTGTGCGATTCGATCGGCATCAGCTACGTTTTTGCTTCGGAAGAATACAATGAATTTGTAGCCTCAAACTTCAATGACGTGTTTGCCTTCTTTATTTCCGGTCCCGGATATACGGGTACGCCTGGTCAGAATATCGCACGCATTCCCGGTACAACGATTCCGGTTGCGATCAATAATGTCAATAATGGCAACAGTAACCCCGGAACCATACCTTTCGGCCCTTGTACCAACTGCCCCTATTATACCGATAATACTTTTGGGACTTCTGTCGAATTTGACGGATTTACTGTGCCTATGGTAGCCGCCGCCGCCGTGATTCCCTGTCAGACCTATCATATAACTCTGGCGATTGCCGACGTTTTTGATGCATCTTATGATTCGGGGGTATTTTTTGAAGTCGGTGGTATCGGCTGTATAACCCCGACACTTAACCTGAGCGCAACCAACTCGACCGTACTGGGTGCCAATGTTGCGGTGGAGGGCTGTGTGAATTACGGGTTGTTTACCTTTACGCTTCCCACGCCCCCCACAGATACAACCGTTTTCCATTTTACAGTTGGTGGAACTGCGATTCCCGGTGTGGATTATCAGACACTCCCTGATAGTATTATCATGCCGGCAGGTGTGGATAGTGTTGTGTTACCCGTATATATATTTTCTGATAACCTCGTAGAAGGCACCGAATTTATTGAAATCTACTACGTCGATAGTACGCTGTGTACGACAACCATTTACCGCGATACAGCCGTAATGCAAATCTGGGACAAACCCATCATTCCGCCGCTTCAGGATACGGCTTTTTGTTCTGCATCTTCTGTTACAATCGGTTATACGCCGCAAGTGGGGCAGACCTATCAATGGACACCTGCGACCGGGCTTTCCAGTACTACGATTTCTGATCCTTCTATTTCTATCACTTATTCAGGAACTACGGAACAAAAATCCACCTATTACCTTTTATCAACCGATCTTCAGGGATACTGTATTTATGAAGATTCGATGGAGGTTACCGTTTATCCGGGAAATTTTGCAGCATTTACCGCTGATAGTGTCTGTGAGGGGAATG
The Bacteroidia bacterium DNA segment above includes these coding regions:
- a CDS encoding ATP-binding protein; this encodes MSELRKLVSKGEGLNLEFKRKAAFPEKLAREMVAFANTSGGMLMVGVDDDKSIPGCKFPDEEVFAIESFVTKACRPKLNFRLERVPLSARRVVLVYHVPVSRRKPHFLFHEGNKQAFVRSNDMSILASQEMVKLLRTEKKKSGVSIRIGEREKLLLQHLEQTRQITLFEAQKLLKINRQQVSGLLVLLVRAGLLNIHPSEKGDFFSLEVEAFE
- a CDS encoding DUF5723 family protein, producing MMYRRFYLVACVFIFLPVLFFGQSFLGLQTGKTLGIYNLDLQPAAIAGQNPNVDIQLFGLSATLESNYLSVSTSAIKDGSVWSADGSNYTRIFPETLNGKEKNMFLNSDFLLPSLSVKVNPNRSFALSGRLRSFSHLDKVGEPAARFSFLGLDIPEQFGIQYNNDRFRFSTLSYVELGLAWAEKVYENGPHRIMAGARFKFLSGLAGAYLYANRLEYSFDNAHILNVHEADMEFAHSIPIEGIDNNFNPRNDFDKFNLRNTGLGADLGAIYEYRPDGQNYKARVGLSILDLGSISFEQSVFSQNFSGSVIGYDLNQLNLNGVRNFDSTLNSEFEYQSGGAQFRMALPTVVSLQADFRLQRNVYVSVIPFLAMKRYGRAGAVHQLSNLAVTPRFEGKWWGVGIPFSLAGDRGTSVGATVRVGPVVAGSANLFNFLLKDNIRSADVHFGFRIPLSVSKKDKTGQEELPPSPEPESKPEPTEKPQKEPKEKPVKEPKEKPEKPEKPDTEKTVAEKKTKEKPIKEPVEKAPKEVPDKPMSISPEKTEAVPEIEATPEIALPMESKAPAPVVESTPLPPATETAAEIAKKEAIARAEEKARAVAEAARIKREEARQKEVEAQKKAREQELLSTDTELYQDRDNDGIADKYDQCPDVPGPLALAGCPEKVEKTVVKTVPKPVVETEPVVAGMDYSKGIYSTGPLSKYLPYADYDHDGVVNEDDRCPESAGPKSRMGCPEEDPRGDHLLEELEIDAFERIYFDSGSDHLTGNSRMVLNRVSDFLKSQPEANIQLVGHADDIGSDSYNDDLSQRRSESAKKYLVAKGISEDRLSIEYFGKRMAVVPNRDEAARKKNRRVEIVLVGN
- a CDS encoding response regulator, which produces MKPYVLIVEDNPINALVLSKIIEDFCEVIQAENDIQTFTAVQKYPFSLILMDINLGGNSLDGESIMKMLRKDARNTNLPIFAVTSYALPGDKKRFLESGFDDYFAKPISREEIIPAIRNILAQAQKF